A part of Saccharomonospora amisosensis genomic DNA contains:
- a CDS encoding DNA-3-methyladenine glycosylase 2 family protein, whose product MAQATATHSAPHSLWRDTERCYRAVTSRDARFDGQFIVAVRTTGIYCRPSCPAMPPKAGNVKFFPTAAAAQSNGYRACKRCLPDAVPGSPEWNVRADLAARAMRLIAEGTVEREGVSGLARKLGYSQRQLGRVLTAELGAGPLALARAHRAHAARLLIELSAMPLTDVAFAAGFASVRQFNDTIREVFATTPSQLRAAAHGKRARVEPPAPTTRAGARLSLRLPFRPPLDAVGLLGFLRERALPGVESTAGDYRRTLRLPHGSGLVALNPSDTYVRCDLRLTDVRDLASAVARVRRLLDLDADPAAVGHVLAADPALAAAVAEAPGIRVPGAVDGPELLLRTMLGQQVSVAAARTAASKLVAELGEPVPLAGTDDPGLLFPTAAAVARNAEAVLRGPRRRVDSIRAVAEALAAGELDPHVGRDPDELRQQLLSAPGIGPWTADYVLMRLLGQPDILPHNDLALRRGATSIGIGDSTTQLARHAATWRPWRSYAAMYLWRVSANHNNGGTT is encoded by the coding sequence ATGGCTCAGGCAACGGCAACGCATTCGGCGCCTCACTCGCTGTGGCGGGACACAGAGCGCTGTTACCGCGCCGTCACGTCGCGGGACGCCCGCTTCGACGGGCAGTTCATCGTCGCCGTGCGTACTACCGGGATCTACTGCAGGCCCTCCTGCCCGGCGATGCCACCCAAGGCCGGTAACGTGAAGTTCTTCCCCACCGCCGCGGCCGCGCAGTCGAACGGCTACCGCGCGTGCAAGCGATGCCTTCCTGATGCCGTGCCCGGTTCGCCCGAGTGGAACGTCCGCGCCGATCTGGCCGCTCGCGCGATGCGCCTCATCGCCGAGGGGACGGTGGAGCGCGAAGGTGTCTCGGGACTGGCCCGAAAGCTCGGCTACTCGCAGCGGCAACTGGGGCGGGTGCTCACCGCCGAACTCGGCGCGGGACCGCTCGCACTGGCCCGCGCTCACCGCGCCCACGCCGCCCGGCTGCTCATCGAACTGTCCGCCATGCCACTGACCGACGTCGCGTTCGCCGCCGGGTTCGCCAGCGTGCGGCAGTTCAACGACACGATCAGGGAGGTGTTCGCGACGACACCGTCGCAGTTGCGGGCGGCGGCCCACGGCAAGCGCGCACGAGTCGAACCCCCTGCTCCGACCACGCGAGCGGGGGCCCGGCTCAGCCTGCGACTGCCGTTTCGGCCACCACTCGACGCTGTCGGCTTACTCGGCTTTCTCCGTGAAAGGGCCTTGCCCGGTGTCGAGTCCACCGCAGGCGACTACCGCAGGACACTTCGACTGCCGCACGGCAGCGGGCTGGTCGCGCTCAACCCGTCGGACACCTACGTGCGCTGCGATCTTCGGCTCACCGACGTCCGGGACCTCGCGAGCGCCGTCGCCCGCGTGCGCCGCCTGCTGGACCTGGACGCCGACCCCGCCGCCGTCGGCCATGTCCTCGCCGCCGATCCCGCACTGGCCGCTGCCGTCGCGGAGGCGCCCGGCATCCGGGTGCCCGGCGCGGTGGACGGCCCCGAGCTGCTGCTGCGCACGATGCTGGGACAGCAGGTGTCGGTCGCGGCCGCCCGCACAGCGGCGAGCAAGCTGGTCGCCGAACTGGGCGAGCCCGTGCCGCTCGCCGGTACCGACGACCCTGGCCTGCTGTTCCCCACCGCGGCCGCCGTGGCGCGGAACGCCGAGGCTGTGCTGCGAGGACCGCGCAGACGCGTCGACTCGATCCGCGCGGTGGCCGAAGCGCTGGCGGCAGGCGAACTCGACCCGCACGTCGGACGTGACCCCGACGAACTTCGGCAGCAACTGCTGTCCGCACCCGGAATCGGCCCGTGGACGGCCGACTACGTGCTGATGCGGCTACTCGGCCAGCCGGACATCCTGCCGCACAACGATCTCGCGCTGCGCAGGGGCGCGACAAGCATCGGCATCGGTGACAGCACGACACAGCTGGCCCGCCACGCCGCGACGTGGCGCCCCTGGCGTTCCTACGCGGCCATGTACCTGTGGCGAGTCAGCGCCAACCACAACAACGGAGGAACCACGTGA
- a CDS encoding exonuclease SbcCD subunit D, protein MRLLHTSDWHVGRTFHGTDLLAEQEAVLDHLAAVVVDEAVDVVLVAGDVYDRAVPSAEAVRVAGGALSRIRDAGAQLVITSGNHDSAARLGAFADFAARGGLHLRTTVAAIDRPVVLDDEHGPVAVYGIPYLEPEPARHALGVPEARGHTGVLTEAMRRIGADLASRPGRTRSVVLAHAFVTGAAPSESERTIAVGGVEQVPASVFNGVDYVALGHLHRPQRVTEHLRYAGSPLAYSFSETARKSVWLVDLDADGLAEVRRRELPVPRRLATVTGPLEHLLRAPEYDDVVDCYLSVTLTDRVRPVDAMRRLRERFPYAVHLDWRPETGAETVLRYAEAVRGRSDIEIASSFLTDCRGAPPTEREHALLATALEAAGKADPGERDRE, encoded by the coding sequence GTGCGCCTGCTGCATACCTCCGACTGGCACGTGGGAAGAACGTTCCACGGTACGGACCTGCTCGCCGAGCAGGAGGCCGTTCTTGATCACCTCGCGGCCGTAGTGGTCGACGAAGCGGTCGACGTCGTACTGGTCGCGGGTGACGTCTACGACCGCGCGGTCCCTTCGGCCGAGGCGGTACGGGTGGCCGGTGGAGCGCTCAGCCGCATCCGCGACGCGGGCGCGCAACTTGTCATCACGTCGGGCAACCACGACTCGGCCGCCAGGTTGGGTGCCTTCGCGGACTTCGCCGCGCGGGGCGGGCTGCACCTACGTACCACCGTGGCAGCCATCGATCGTCCGGTCGTGCTCGACGACGAACACGGTCCGGTGGCTGTGTACGGCATCCCTTACCTGGAGCCGGAACCGGCAAGGCACGCACTGGGCGTGCCGGAAGCCAGGGGACACACCGGAGTGCTCACCGAGGCAATGCGTCGTATCGGTGCCGACCTCGCGTCCAGGCCTGGCCGCACCCGCTCGGTGGTGCTGGCGCACGCGTTCGTCACCGGTGCCGCGCCGAGCGAGTCCGAACGCACCATCGCGGTCGGCGGTGTCGAGCAGGTTCCCGCCTCGGTGTTCAACGGCGTGGACTACGTCGCCCTCGGGCACCTGCACCGACCGCAGCGCGTCACCGAACACCTCAGGTATGCGGGCAGCCCGCTCGCCTACTCCTTCTCCGAGACCGCTCGCAAGTCGGTCTGGCTGGTCGACCTCGACGCCGACGGCCTGGCCGAGGTGCGGCGAAGGGAATTGCCCGTGCCGAGGCGGCTCGCGACGGTGACCGGCCCGCTGGAACACCTGCTGCGGGCCCCGGAGTACGACGACGTCGTCGACTGCTACCTGTCGGTGACGCTGACCGACCGGGTGCGTCCGGTCGACGCCATGCGCAGGCTGCGCGAACGGTTTCCCTACGCGGTGCATCTCGACTGGCGGCCCGAGACGGGGGCGGAGACGGTGCTGCGTTATGCCGAGGCGGTTCGAGGCCGCTCGGACATAGAGATCGCCTCAAGCTTTCTCACCGATTGCAGAGGAGCTCCGCCCACCGAGCGGGAGCACGCGCTCCTCGCCACCGCGCTGGAGGCGGCGGGCAAGGCCGATCCGGGAGAAAGGGACCGGGAATGA
- a CDS encoding methylated-DNA--[protein]-cysteine S-methyltransferase encodes MNIASWSTHHTPIGPFTALVAADGAVIASGWTAEPHELLKVVPAALTPTELRARDELGPVTRAVRRYHEGELDAVDQVPVRQRSGEFIAHTWEVLRGVPAGKPLTYSDLAELAGRPQAVRAAAAACARNATALFVPCHRIVRIDGGLGGFRWGLHVKRWLLAHESPAGPSPR; translated from the coding sequence GTGAACATCGCCAGCTGGTCCACACACCACACCCCGATCGGCCCCTTCACCGCCCTGGTCGCGGCCGACGGAGCTGTGATCGCCTCGGGCTGGACCGCGGAACCGCACGAGTTGCTGAAAGTGGTCCCCGCCGCGCTGACGCCCACCGAGCTGCGCGCCCGCGACGAACTCGGGCCGGTCACCCGAGCCGTTCGCCGCTACCACGAGGGTGAGCTCGACGCCGTCGATCAGGTACCCGTACGGCAGCGATCAGGCGAGTTCATCGCACACACCTGGGAGGTGTTGCGTGGCGTCCCCGCGGGCAAGCCGCTGACCTACAGTGATCTCGCCGAGCTCGCGGGAAGGCCACAGGCTGTCCGCGCCGCGGCCGCCGCCTGTGCCCGCAACGCAACGGCACTGTTCGTGCCATGCCACCGGATCGTGCGAATCGACGGTGGACTCGGTGGTTTCCGCTGGGGTCTACATGTCAAGCGGTGGCTGCTCGCCCACGAATCCCCGGCGGGGCCCTCGCCGAGGTGA
- the rmuC gene encoding DNA recombination protein RmuC, which yields MLATAASVVALLLAAAVAMLWRLYQDGMRRADAAARQVAAERARVDEQQAALRRYEVAFASISGRGELGEQVLVETARALGLREGLHFTLQTDLAGGGAAKPDMVLMVGGGRTVPVDAKASLACWAEAVETDDPEERLDALRVHVRNLRSRAAELAGKGYQRWADAIYGTVMFVPSDAAVVAALDTDPELLRWLLDRRVFLCGPTGFAVVASAAMFAATERTLLEDVEQVRARAASAHRAADNAVEAVNLSSTHLQRFLSARRRELEALESFRSSVAPLSEAAASPSPVAAVRRSDDVTTT from the coding sequence GTGCTCGCCACGGCCGCCTCCGTGGTCGCCCTGCTGCTGGCGGCAGCGGTCGCCATGCTGTGGCGCCTGTATCAGGACGGCATGCGCAGGGCCGACGCGGCGGCGCGGCAGGTGGCAGCCGAGCGCGCGAGGGTCGATGAGCAGCAGGCCGCGCTTCGGCGCTACGAGGTCGCCTTCGCCTCGATCAGCGGCCGAGGGGAGTTGGGTGAGCAGGTCCTTGTCGAGACGGCACGTGCGCTCGGGCTGCGGGAGGGGCTGCATTTCACGTTGCAGACCGATCTGGCCGGAGGCGGCGCGGCGAAGCCCGACATGGTGCTGATGGTCGGCGGCGGCCGAACCGTGCCCGTCGACGCCAAGGCGAGCCTGGCCTGCTGGGCTGAGGCCGTGGAGACCGACGATCCGGAGGAACGACTTGACGCGCTGCGGGTGCACGTGCGCAACCTGCGCTCCCGTGCCGCGGAACTGGCAGGCAAGGGGTACCAGCGGTGGGCGGACGCCATCTACGGCACCGTGATGTTCGTGCCCTCCGACGCGGCGGTGGTTGCGGCACTGGACACCGACCCGGAGTTGCTGCGCTGGTTGCTGGACCGCCGCGTGTTCCTGTGCGGGCCCACCGGTTTCGCGGTGGTCGCGTCGGCCGCGATGTTCGCGGCGACCGAACGCACGCTGCTCGAGGACGTGGAACAGGTGCGGGCACGGGCGGCCTCGGCTCACCGCGCCGCTGACAACGCCGTCGAGGCCGTCAACCTGTCGAGCACGCACCTGCAACGCTTCCTGTCCGCACGCCGCAGGGAACTTGAAGCGCTGGAAAGTTTCCGCTCCAGCGTGGCCCCGCTCAGCGAGGCCGCGGCCAGCCCTTCGCCGGTCGCCGCGGTGCGGAGGTCTGATGACGTGACGACCACCTGA
- a CDS encoding sulfite oxidase yields MTTQLSEVSRPARLAADDEGITIDELALAARNHGMPLEALRHDVTPQGLHYLLIHYDIPHLDPATWQLKVAGAVETELTLSLAELRALPSRTVRVTMECAGNGRAHLRPRPISQPWLVEAVGTADWTGVPLRTVLETAGVTSSAVDAVFTGADHGVERGVEQDYQRGLAVTDALGDDVLLAYEMNGAPLPPQHGYPLRLVVPGWYGMAHVKWLRSIELIEELFTGFQNTVAYRIRQDREEQGEAVSWIAPRALLVPPGFPDFQTRERFVHPGPVGLTGRAWSSRAPLAAVEFSHDDGRTWSRARLGPDDGGRWAWRRWSAVWDAVPGRHTLAVRAVDAEGNTQPDDGSWNRGGFANNLPHRVPVTCLS; encoded by the coding sequence ATGACCACACAGCTGAGCGAGGTCAGCCGGCCGGCGCGGCTCGCGGCTGACGACGAGGGCATCACGATCGACGAACTCGCGCTCGCGGCGCGCAACCACGGCATGCCGCTGGAGGCACTGCGCCACGACGTGACGCCGCAAGGACTGCACTACCTGCTCATCCACTACGACATCCCGCACCTCGACCCAGCGACCTGGCAGCTCAAGGTCGCAGGGGCGGTCGAAACCGAACTGACGCTGTCCCTGGCCGAACTGCGCGCGCTGCCCTCCCGCACGGTGCGCGTGACGATGGAGTGCGCCGGAAACGGTCGCGCGCACCTGCGTCCGCGTCCGATCAGCCAGCCGTGGCTGGTGGAAGCGGTGGGCACCGCCGACTGGACGGGGGTGCCGCTGCGCACGGTGCTGGAAACGGCGGGCGTCACCTCATCGGCGGTCGATGCCGTCTTCACCGGCGCCGACCACGGCGTGGAACGCGGCGTCGAGCAGGACTACCAGCGTGGCCTCGCCGTCACAGACGCGCTCGGCGATGACGTGCTGCTGGCCTACGAGATGAACGGCGCGCCACTGCCACCCCAGCACGGCTACCCGCTGCGGCTGGTGGTCCCAGGCTGGTACGGGATGGCACACGTGAAGTGGCTGCGTTCGATCGAACTGATCGAGGAGCTGTTCACCGGCTTTCAGAACACGGTGGCCTACCGCATCCGGCAGGATCGCGAAGAGCAAGGAGAGGCGGTCTCGTGGATAGCGCCGAGGGCGCTGCTCGTCCCGCCCGGATTCCCCGACTTCCAGACGCGGGAGCGCTTCGTGCACCCGGGGCCCGTGGGACTGACCGGCCGAGCGTGGTCGAGCAGGGCACCGCTGGCCGCGGTGGAGTTCAGCCACGACGACGGCAGGACCTGGTCACGCGCGAGGCTTGGCCCCGACGACGGTGGCCGCTGGGCGTGGCGGCGGTGGAGCGCGGTATGGGACGCCGTGCCGGGAAGGCACACGCTCGCTGTTCGGGCGGTCGACGCCGAGGGCAACACCCAGCCCGACGACGGCTCGTGGAACCGGGGCGGCTTCGCCAACAACCTCCCGCACCGGGTGCCGGTGACCTGCCTGAGCTGA
- a CDS encoding AAA family ATPase produces the protein MRLHRLEIAAFGPYARREVVDFDALGADGLFLLHGDTGAGKTTLLDAVAFALYGTVPGARGQVKRLHCDLAEPDTDTEVALELTVQGHRIRIVRGPEYRRPKRRGDGYTTQQARASLTWLSCPPHGHAAEGVTRIDEVGRTVQRLLGMSAEQFFQVVLLPQGEFARFLRAETTEREQLLERLFGTQRFADVERWFRDLRTTRGRELERRRAAAREWVARLAQVAQTEAPEEPGLDWATEIRQHATAALAAARGEERAASAARRDAEATLQERRAAADRVRRVRAAHRRLVELWEQADQRASWKSEQAAARRAHPVAELAAELDRVTERLEHARRDETVAERACLALGFEQPQAEVAVLRARAAALREQAGQLAGLVEEAGRQTGDRDRLARFEERAAYAAEQAAAISQKLEGFPERMRQLNAEYELARQAEAGFEAIRAREQEAAAALADADRLPELERVVQHALDAERVAVDDHQSARATLLDLRERRLAGMAAELAAGLADGAPCPVCGSAEHPAPAEASADSVGDAEERAAAERERQAEQRRDLAVDARYRAENELALVRERLSGQTREQLAKNLTALGAELRSLTQRATSKARLEESIRNAQAEADELTADRTRMHSEESEARAKQRALAERIDERAQRLDAARGDFDDVGKRREHLVLLGEAAEELADARSARAAAEELLEERHGAVLDAARRAGFATVEDALSAARPQSRLAELERWLTEAERAEAAAKGVLEEPELRGVSPEEEVDVEPAQQAVEDARSRAESAVAAVRACSQRAHDLDTLAEHFRCALSELEPAEREYAELEALTDVVNGRGQNARRMSLRSYVLAARLEEVAVAATARLRSMSQGRFSFVHSDAAGSRGTRGGLGLDVLDDYSGTVRPAKTLSGGESFLASLALALGLADVVAAQTGGALLDTLFVDEGFGTLDSETLDVVMDVLDELRAGGRVVGLVSHVEELRQRIPMRLRVRKSRTGSTVRLEGGMPVAC, from the coding sequence ATGAGACTGCACCGGTTGGAGATCGCCGCGTTCGGGCCTTACGCGCGCCGCGAGGTGGTCGACTTCGACGCGCTCGGCGCCGACGGGCTGTTCCTGCTGCACGGCGACACCGGCGCAGGCAAGACGACGCTGCTCGACGCGGTCGCGTTCGCGCTCTACGGCACGGTGCCAGGGGCGCGTGGACAGGTGAAGCGCCTGCACTGCGATCTCGCCGAGCCCGACACCGACACCGAGGTCGCTCTCGAACTCACCGTGCAGGGACACCGCATTCGGATCGTGCGCGGCCCCGAATACCGCAGGCCCAAGCGGCGAGGTGACGGGTACACCACCCAGCAGGCGCGCGCCTCGCTGACCTGGTTGAGCTGCCCGCCGCACGGCCACGCGGCCGAGGGTGTGACTCGCATCGACGAGGTCGGTCGCACTGTGCAACGGCTGCTCGGGATGAGCGCCGAGCAGTTCTTCCAGGTCGTGCTGTTGCCGCAGGGCGAGTTCGCGCGGTTTCTGCGGGCCGAGACCACCGAACGCGAACAACTACTGGAGCGGCTGTTCGGCACGCAGCGCTTCGCCGACGTCGAACGCTGGTTTCGTGACCTGCGGACCACTCGCGGCAGGGAACTCGAACGGCGACGCGCTGCCGCACGAGAATGGGTCGCCAGACTCGCACAGGTCGCGCAGACGGAGGCGCCGGAAGAACCAGGGCTGGACTGGGCCACCGAGATCAGGCAGCATGCGACCGCCGCACTGGCCGCCGCGCGGGGGGAGGAGCGCGCCGCGAGCGCGGCGAGGCGGGACGCCGAGGCCACGTTGCAGGAGCGCCGCGCGGCCGCCGACCGGGTGCGCAGGGTGCGGGCCGCGCACCGCAGGCTGGTCGAGTTGTGGGAGCAGGCCGACCAGCGCGCGAGCTGGAAGTCGGAACAGGCCGCGGCGCGGCGGGCACACCCGGTAGCGGAGCTGGCAGCCGAGCTGGATCGGGTGACCGAGCGGCTTGAGCACGCACGGCGGGACGAGACGGTGGCCGAGCGAGCCTGCCTGGCCCTGGGGTTCGAACAGCCGCAGGCCGAGGTCGCTGTGCTACGGGCCAGGGCGGCGGCGCTGCGGGAGCAGGCAGGGCAACTGGCAGGTCTGGTCGAAGAGGCCGGGCGGCAGACCGGGGACCGCGACCGGTTGGCCCGATTCGAGGAGCGGGCTGCCTACGCGGCGGAACAGGCGGCAGCCATCAGCCAGAAGCTGGAAGGCTTCCCCGAGCGCATGAGGCAGCTCAACGCCGAGTACGAGCTGGCGAGGCAGGCGGAGGCCGGGTTTGAGGCGATCCGGGCGAGGGAACAGGAGGCGGCGGCCGCGCTCGCCGACGCCGACCGGCTGCCCGAGCTGGAGCGGGTTGTACAGCACGCGCTGGACGCGGAGCGCGTCGCCGTCGACGACCATCAGTCGGCCCGCGCCACGCTGCTCGACCTGCGCGAGCGGCGGTTGGCAGGGATGGCGGCCGAGTTGGCGGCCGGGCTGGCTGACGGCGCGCCTTGCCCGGTGTGCGGCTCGGCTGAGCATCCGGCACCGGCCGAGGCGAGTGCCGACTCCGTGGGCGATGCCGAGGAGCGTGCCGCGGCCGAGCGGGAGCGGCAGGCCGAGCAGCGCCGGGACCTCGCCGTGGACGCGCGCTACCGAGCGGAAAACGAACTCGCTCTCGTGAGGGAACGACTGTCCGGCCAGACCCGCGAGCAACTCGCGAAGAACCTCACCGCGCTCGGTGCCGAACTGCGGTCGCTGACTCAGCGAGCGACAAGTAAGGCGCGGCTGGAGGAGTCGATCCGGAACGCGCAGGCGGAGGCCGACGAACTCACGGCCGATCGGACGAGGATGCACAGCGAGGAAAGCGAGGCTCGGGCCAAGCAGCGTGCCCTCGCCGAGCGGATCGACGAACGGGCGCAGCGCCTCGACGCCGCCCGGGGTGACTTCGATGACGTGGGCAAGCGGCGGGAACACCTGGTGTTGCTGGGCGAGGCGGCAGAAGAACTCGCCGATGCCCGGTCCGCTCGCGCAGCGGCCGAGGAGTTGCTCGAAGAACGACATGGCGCGGTGCTGGACGCTGCGCGGCGCGCGGGCTTCGCCACGGTGGAGGACGCGCTGTCGGCGGCAAGGCCACAGTCCCGCCTCGCCGAACTTGAGCGGTGGCTGACCGAGGCCGAGCGCGCCGAGGCAGCCGCTAAGGGAGTGCTGGAGGAACCCGAGCTGCGTGGCGTTTCACCCGAGGAAGAGGTGGACGTCGAACCCGCACAGCAGGCGGTGGAGGACGCACGGAGCCGGGCGGAGTCCGCTGTCGCCGCCGTGCGGGCGTGTTCGCAGCGGGCACACGACCTCGACACCCTGGCCGAGCACTTCCGCTGCGCACTTTCCGAGCTGGAACCCGCGGAGCGGGAGTATGCCGAACTGGAAGCGCTCACCGACGTGGTCAACGGCAGGGGACAGAACGCGAGGCGGATGTCGCTGCGGTCCTACGTCCTCGCCGCCCGGTTGGAAGAGGTCGCGGTGGCCGCCACCGCCCGGTTGCGGTCGATGAGTCAGGGCCGGTTCTCGTTCGTTCACTCCGATGCCGCCGGCTCACGGGGCACCAGAGGCGGGCTCGGCCTCGATGTGCTCGACGACTACTCGGGCACCGTGCGTCCCGCGAAGACACTGTCAGGGGGAGAGTCGTTTCTGGCATCGCTGGCGCTGGCGCTCGGTCTGGCCGACGTGGTCGCCGCACAGACCGGGGGTGCGCTACTCGACACGCTGTTCGTGGACGAGGGGTTCGGGACGCTGGACAGCGAGACGCTGGATGTCGTGATGGATGTGCTGGACGAGTTGCGTGCGGGCGGGCGTGTCGTCGGCCTGGTGTCCCATGTGGAGGAACTGCGGCAGCGCATCCCGATGCGGCTACGGGTGCGCAAGTCGCGGACGGGCTCCACGGTTCGGCTGGAAGGGGGGATGCCGGTGGCGTGCTGA
- a CDS encoding DUF6542 domain-containing protein, with product MTAIRDRRSDPAAADDAVVPWAERSVVSSRRGLQWWAAVLVALGTAVVGAIVDLQITDSIGALFQGCYLVGSVAAIAAVRRGNLFGPMVAPPLVLAVTVPTLVLTASGLPSGSDTLAKILAISTPLINAFPIMAITTGLTVGIGFYRIYRERDPHGQQRTDSKRERDSARQGGKDRDRGGRGGSGGGKRPRDGVDEPRRPGPGAAAGQGGRRQPQEEQARRGRGRPGEGRGGERGKDDRPQRESVRIDPTRADLGRSAPKSPHRRPPAPPDAGGGPRRPRPTPPEEPPRGRKPEPPQQPRGGRSGMPPRRNRPWEDDRG from the coding sequence GTGACCGCCATTCGAGACCGCCGGAGCGACCCAGCCGCTGCCGACGACGCTGTTGTCCCGTGGGCCGAGCGTTCCGTTGTCAGCTCGCGCCGCGGGTTGCAGTGGTGGGCAGCGGTGCTCGTCGCGTTGGGCACCGCCGTGGTAGGCGCCATCGTTGACCTGCAGATCACCGACTCCATCGGTGCCCTGTTCCAGGGCTGTTACCTCGTGGGTTCGGTTGCCGCCATCGCCGCGGTCCGCAGGGGGAACTTGTTCGGACCCATGGTCGCGCCGCCACTGGTTCTCGCGGTCACCGTGCCCACGCTCGTGCTGACCGCCTCGGGGCTGCCATCGGGTAGCGACACCCTGGCCAAGATCCTGGCCATCAGTACCCCGTTGATCAATGCGTTTCCGATCATGGCCATCACGACGGGGTTGACGGTGGGCATCGGGTTCTACCGCATCTACCGCGAGCGCGATCCGCACGGCCAGCAGAGGACGGATTCCAAGCGCGAACGCGACTCAGCTCGTCAGGGTGGCAAGGATCGCGACAGGGGTGGCCGCGGTGGTTCGGGTGGCGGCAAGCGGCCCAGGGACGGAGTGGACGAGCCACGGCGTCCCGGACCCGGTGCGGCAGCAGGTCAGGGCGGACGCCGCCAGCCACAGGAGGAGCAGGCAAGGCGTGGCCGCGGTCGGCCGGGAGAGGGTCGTGGTGGCGAGCGCGGCAAAGATGACCGGCCCCAGCGCGAGTCGGTAAGGATCGATCCCACCCGCGCCGACCTCGGCCGAAGCGCGCCCAAGAGTCCACACCGGCGCCCACCTGCCCCGCCCGATGCCGGAGGCGGGCCGAGGCGTCCAAGGCCTACACCCCCGGAGGAGCCCCCTCGCGGCAGGAAGCCGGAGCCGCCGCAGCAGCCTCGGGGCGGCCGGTCCGGCATGCCGCCGCGCCGCAACCGCCCCTGGGAGGACGACCGCGGTTGA
- the ychF gene encoding redox-regulated ATPase YchF — protein sequence MSLTLGIVGLPNVGKSTLFNALTRNDVLSANYPFATIEPNVGVVALPDPRLDKLAELFGSARTVPATVSFVDIAGIVKGASEGAGLGNKFLANIREANAICQVIRVFEDPDVTHVEGNVDPMSDIETINTELILADLQTLDKALPRMEKEARTRKEARPAFDNAKRAKEVLDSGRTLFSAQDEVDLDGLRELSLLTAKPFLYVFNADEGVLTDQARRAELAKLVAPADAVFLDAKVESELLELDDEESVRELLESVGQAEPGLHALARAGFHTLGLQTFLTAGPKEARAWTIRKGATAPQAAGVIHTDFERGFVKAEVVSFDDLVEAGSMAAARAAGKVRMEGKDYVMADGDVVEFRHAPVSGR from the coding sequence GTGAGTCTGACCCTCGGCATCGTCGGCCTGCCCAACGTCGGCAAGTCCACCCTGTTCAACGCGCTGACCCGTAACGACGTGCTCTCCGCGAACTACCCGTTCGCGACGATCGAGCCGAACGTCGGCGTGGTCGCCCTGCCGGACCCACGGCTGGACAAGCTGGCGGAGTTGTTCGGCTCGGCTCGGACGGTCCCAGCCACGGTGTCCTTTGTGGATATCGCGGGGATCGTGAAGGGTGCTTCGGAAGGCGCGGGCCTCGGCAACAAGTTCCTGGCAAACATCCGCGAGGCCAACGCGATCTGCCAGGTGATCCGCGTGTTCGAGGACCCCGATGTCACGCACGTCGAGGGCAATGTCGATCCGATGTCCGACATCGAGACGATCAACACGGAGCTGATCCTGGCGGATCTGCAGACGCTGGACAAGGCGCTGCCAAGGATGGAGAAGGAAGCGCGGACCAGGAAGGAGGCCAGGCCTGCCTTCGACAACGCCAAGCGCGCCAAGGAAGTCCTCGACTCCGGCCGCACGCTGTTCTCCGCGCAGGACGAGGTCGATCTGGACGGCCTGCGCGAGCTGAGCCTGCTGACCGCCAAGCCGTTCCTGTACGTGTTCAACGCCGACGAGGGCGTGCTCACCGACCAGGCAAGGCGTGCCGAACTGGCGAAGCTGGTCGCTCCAGCCGATGCCGTGTTCCTCGACGCCAAAGTGGAGTCCGAACTGCTCGAACTGGACGACGAGGAGTCGGTCCGCGAACTGCTGGAGTCGGTGGGGCAGGCCGAACCTGGGCTGCACGCGCTGGCTCGGGCCGGATTCCACACTCTCGGCTTGCAAACGTTCTTGACCGCTGGGCCGAAGGAAGCGCGGGCGTGGACGATCCGAAAGGGCGCCACCGCGCCACAGGCGGCTGGTGTGATCCACACCGACTTCGAGCGCGGGTTCGTCAAGGCCGAGGTCGTGTCCTTCGACGATCTGGTGGAGGCGGGTTCGATGGCCGCCGCCCGTGCGGCGGGCAAGGTGAGGATGGAGGGTAAGGACTACGTCATGGCCGACGGTGACGTGGTCGAGTTCCGGCACGCGCCGGTCTCAGGGCGGTAG